The Candidatus Accumulibacter similis genome has a segment encoding these proteins:
- the cls gene encoding cardiolipin synthase, which translates to MFLSFLYGVYILLAVAVALRIFSHRSSRGTALAWLLLVILVPAIGALMYLLIGERRLGRTWMQRAINLQPQVVRWARGIPATDIVPSGSLSSAAESISRLATGLAGLPVMAGHRLRLLADSETVIRSLIADINAARSSVHLEFYIWNPGGFVEDLVTALANAAERGVSCRALMDSLGSRPFFRSAAIERLREAGVEVIEVLPVNPLRALFVRLDLRDHRKIAVIDRGVAYTGSMNIADPRFFKQDAGVGEWVDAMVRIEGPAAWALEAVSLSLTALQTGHDFSPPEPPILSLTDNCRVQIFPSGPQTSTRHIEELLLTAIYSARREIVLTTPYFVPSETLFTALRSAATRGVAVTLIVPEKIDSRLVRYASDAYNDDLLAAGITLLRFRDGLLHTKSMVIDEQITIFGTVNLDLRSFELNFEVSLIAYDQRFSAEVRELQRQYESRSHAMQLEQWRARPLWRRLLENAIQVMSPLL; encoded by the coding sequence ATGTTTCTCAGCTTCCTGTACGGCGTCTACATCCTGTTGGCGGTGGCTGTCGCACTGCGCATCTTCTCCCATCGCAGTTCGCGTGGAACGGCGCTCGCATGGTTGCTGCTGGTCATTCTCGTGCCGGCGATCGGCGCCCTGATGTATCTCCTGATCGGCGAAAGACGTCTCGGCAGGACCTGGATGCAGCGTGCGATCAACCTGCAGCCGCAGGTCGTGCGCTGGGCACGAGGCATCCCGGCGACCGACATCGTGCCATCGGGCAGCCTGAGCAGCGCCGCCGAGAGCATCAGCCGGCTCGCGACCGGTCTCGCTGGCCTGCCGGTGATGGCCGGGCACCGACTGCGCCTGCTTGCCGACAGCGAAACGGTCATCCGTTCGCTGATCGCCGACATCAACGCTGCCCGCAGTTCGGTACACCTCGAGTTCTACATCTGGAACCCCGGCGGCTTCGTCGAAGACCTGGTGACGGCGCTGGCCAACGCCGCGGAACGCGGTGTCAGCTGCCGGGCGCTGATGGATTCGCTGGGCAGCCGGCCGTTCTTCCGTTCCGCGGCGATCGAGCGTCTGCGCGAGGCCGGCGTCGAGGTCATCGAGGTCCTGCCGGTGAATCCGCTGCGCGCCCTCTTCGTCCGCCTCGACCTGCGCGACCACCGCAAGATTGCCGTCATCGACCGCGGCGTCGCCTACACGGGCAGCATGAACATCGCCGACCCACGCTTCTTCAAGCAGGACGCCGGCGTCGGTGAATGGGTCGATGCCATGGTCCGCATCGAGGGACCAGCGGCCTGGGCCCTCGAAGCCGTCTCGCTGTCGCTGACCGCGCTGCAGACCGGCCATGACTTCTCCCCGCCCGAACCGCCGATCCTCTCGCTGACCGACAATTGCCGCGTCCAGATCTTCCCCTCCGGACCACAGACCTCCACCCGCCACATCGAGGAACTACTATTGACGGCGATCTACTCGGCGCGCCGCGAGATCGTCCTCACCACCCCCTACTTCGTTCCCAGCGAGACGCTGTTCACCGCCCTGCGCTCCGCCGCCACGCGCGGGGTGGCCGTCACACTGATCGTGCCGGAGAAGATCGACTCGCGGCTCGTGCGCTACGCCAGCGATGCCTACAACGACGACCTGCTGGCCGCCGGCATCACGCTGCTGCGCTTCCGCGACGGGCTGCTGCACACCAAGAGCATGGTGATCGACGAGCAGATCACGATCTTCGGCACCGTCAACCTCGACCTGCGCAGTTTCGAGCTCAACTTCGAGGTGTCGCTGATCGCCTACGACCAGCGCTTCTCGGCCGAAGTGCGCGAACTGCAGCGCCAGTACGAGTCGCGCTCGCACGCCATGCAACTCGAGCAGTGGCGTGCCCGACCGCTCTGGCGCCGGCTGCTTGAAAACGCAATCCAGGTGATGAGTCCGTTGCTCTGA
- a CDS encoding flagellar motor protein MotB has translation MARSSSCSPTRRRRGWQSRRERVILAAAVLPEGGQGGARLLATALVRRECMRSWKLAVPIGALALAGCVSQQTYDQQVQQTQKTVALEQQYLALNQQLRTEIAADQVQIRQLSDRLVVTFVDEILFASGSAEMHAKGRGTLAQAVPTLAALSGHWISVQGYTDSEPIGPALRGRYPTNWDLSAARAVDVVRYLQAQGVDPTNLVAAGYGQYQPVAPNDTAQGRAKNRRIEVVLRVK, from the coding sequence ATGGCGCGGTCGAGTTCCTGCAGCCCTACCAGGCGGCGGCGAGGGTGGCAATCGCGCCGTGAACGGGTTATCCTTGCCGCGGCGGTTCTGCCGGAGGGCGGTCAAGGCGGGGCCCGTCTCCTTGCAACGGCTCTTGTTCGGAGGGAATGCATGAGATCCTGGAAACTCGCAGTGCCGATCGGCGCACTCGCCCTGGCGGGCTGCGTCTCGCAGCAGACTTACGATCAGCAGGTGCAGCAGACGCAGAAGACGGTGGCGCTCGAACAACAGTATCTGGCGCTGAACCAGCAACTGCGGACCGAGATCGCCGCTGATCAGGTGCAGATCCGGCAGCTCAGCGATCGCCTGGTGGTCACCTTCGTCGACGAGATCCTCTTCGCCTCGGGCAGCGCCGAGATGCATGCCAAGGGCCGCGGTACGCTTGCCCAGGCGGTACCGACGCTGGCTGCCCTCAGCGGTCACTGGATCAGCGTCCAGGGCTACACCGACAGCGAGCCGATCGGCCCCGCGCTGCGCGGCCGCTACCCGACGAACTGGGATCTGTCGGCGGCGCGAGCCGTCGACGTGGTCCGCTACCTGCAGGCGCAGGGAGTCGATCCGACGAATCTCGTCGCCGCCGGCTATGGGCAGTACCAGCCGGTGGCGCCGAACGATACGGCACAGGGCCGGGCGAAGAACCGGCGCATCGAAGTCGTTCTGCGCGTCAAGTGA
- a CDS encoding PEP-CTERM sorting domain-containing protein, which translates to MSFSHLAKSSLAAASVAVLGLIGSSAHAALPPLVAPACSSGDISGASFISCAGYYAGNLISNNPTDLGYVDQILASLGLPGTGGTWLEKLTPLSGATSINFSTPLNGITYIGIHRGGGGTGENGTAFYKIDAGVGTNLDVITYNLTASSNAALYATAPVPEPEAYAMLMAGLGLVGWMARRRQQP; encoded by the coding sequence ATGTCATTTTCGCACCTTGCCAAGTCCTCGCTTGCTGCCGCAAGCGTGGCCGTCCTCGGACTCATCGGCAGCTCGGCCCATGCCGCGCTGCCGCCTTTGGTCGCGCCTGCCTGCAGCAGCGGCGACATCAGCGGCGCTTCGTTCATCAGCTGTGCCGGCTACTACGCGGGCAATCTGATCAGCAACAATCCCACCGACCTGGGCTACGTTGACCAGATCCTCGCCAGCCTCGGCCTGCCCGGCACCGGCGGCACTTGGCTCGAGAAGCTCACCCCGCTCAGCGGCGCGACCTCGATCAACTTCAGCACGCCGCTGAACGGGATCACCTACATCGGCATCCACCGCGGTGGCGGCGGCACCGGCGAGAATGGCACGGCCTTCTACAAGATCGACGCCGGTGTCGGCACCAACCTCGACGTCATCACCTACAACCTGACGGCGTCGTCGAACGCGGCCCTGTATGCGACCGCGCCGGTACCGGAGCCGGAAGCGTACGCCATGTTGATGGCTGGCCTCGGGCTCGTGGGCTGGATGGCAAGGCGCCGGCAGCAACCCTGA
- a CDS encoding MarC family protein, with protein sequence MTPEVSLFISLFTTLLAIINPLEAIPVYLGLIDGKPADEQRRVARQACLYALLLSFFFLLFGTLLLRVFDVPLSMVRVVGGVILTRVGFELFNPPASGGIIPRGNDDDGNIAFVPLAMPIMFGPGAIATLISMASTIKQSPGELMHFVAASAAIVACMAMTWLSLTYAKPILRRIGRQGIDAATRIVGFFVAAMGMGLIFHGAVEFLQPYQAAARVAIAP encoded by the coding sequence ATGACGCCCGAAGTCAGCCTCTTCATCAGCCTGTTCACCACCCTGCTGGCGATCATCAACCCGCTCGAGGCGATTCCGGTCTATCTCGGGCTGATCGACGGCAAACCGGCCGACGAGCAGAGGCGAGTGGCGCGGCAGGCCTGCCTGTACGCGCTGCTGCTCAGCTTCTTCTTCCTGCTCTTCGGCACGCTCCTGCTGCGCGTCTTCGACGTGCCACTGAGCATGGTGCGGGTGGTCGGCGGCGTCATCCTGACGCGTGTCGGGTTCGAGCTCTTCAACCCGCCCGCTTCCGGTGGCATCATCCCGCGCGGCAACGACGACGACGGCAATATCGCCTTCGTGCCGCTGGCGATGCCGATCATGTTCGGCCCCGGCGCGATCGCGACGCTGATCAGCATGGCGTCGACGATCAAGCAGTCGCCCGGCGAACTGATGCACTTCGTGGCCGCCAGTGCGGCGATCGTCGCCTGCATGGCGATGACCTGGCTCTCGCTGACCTACGCCAAGCCGATCCTGCGCCGCATTGGCCGGCAGGGGATCGACGCGGCGACGCGCATCGTCGGCTTCTTTGTCGCAGCAATGGGAATGGGGTTGATCTTCCATGGCGCGGTCGAGTTCCTGCAGCCCTACCAGGCGGCGGCGAGGGTGGCAATCGCGCCGTGA